A window of the Brassica oleracea var. oleracea cultivar TO1000 chromosome C1, BOL, whole genome shotgun sequence genome harbors these coding sequences:
- the LOC106323460 gene encoding glutamic acid-rich protein has translation MESLLHSSSSLVSLGPRIDGRDSFINSARVCFIPSLGRRGSKSLPLVAAAKKKKSKKDDNHSFSARPDEATGPFPESILLKEKKVDEEGDLLPEFADDEEKELYEFLDLQLQSDLNEERMRHYEVVYLIHEKHAEEVERVNEKVQEFLKEKKGKVWRFSDWGMRRLAYKIQKAENAHYILMNFEMEAKHLNEFKGMLDGDERVIRHLVMKRDEAITEDCPPPPEFHSVRASMDEDDVFDDDEEEEFEEEEEGDDVEYEVDEDGNVVMVVYEDEQGEGEEDGDDVQEQGQGQSNKDLRENRTTVNV, from the exons ATGGAGTCGCTCCTGCACTCGTCTTCGTCTCTAGTATCTCTCGGACCCAGAATAGACGGCCGAGATTCGTTCATCAACTCTGCCCGCGTGTGCTTCATACCTAGTCTCGGCCGCAGAGGATCAAAGTCCCTTCCTTTGGTCGCCGCCGCGAAGAAGAAGAAAAGCAAGAAAGATGACAATCACAGCTTCTCCGCTAGACCTGACGAAGCCACCGGTCCGTTTCCCGAATCCATTCTTCTGAAAGAG AAGAAGGTCGATGAGGAAGGTGATCTTCTTCCTGAGTTCGCTGATGATGAAGAAA AGGAGCTATACGAGTTTCTTGATCTTCAGCTTCAGAGTGACTTGAATGAAGAAAGGA TGAGACACTATGAGGTGGTTTACTTGATTCATGAGAAACATGCAGAGGAGGTCGAAAGAGTCAATGAGAAAGTTCAAG AGTTTCTGAAGGAGAAGAAGGGGAAAGTGTGGAGGTTTAGTGACTGGGGAATGCGTAGACTGGCGTATAAGATACAGAAGGCAGAGAATGCACATTATATACTGATGAACTTTGAGATGGAAGCGAAACACTTGAACGAGTTCAAAGGGATGTTGGATGGTGATGAGAGGGTGATTAGGCATCTCGTGATGAAACGTGATGAGGCTATTACAGAAGACTGCCCTCCCCCTCCCGAGTTTCACTCTGTTCGTGCAAGTATGGACGAGGATGACGTCTTTGATGATGATGAGGAAGAGGAGTTTGAAGAAGAGGAAGAAGGTGATGATGTAGAGTACGAAGTAGATGAGGATGGTAATGTTGTTATGGTGGTGTATGAAGATGAACAAGGGGAAGGGGAAGAAGATGGAGATGATGTACAAGAACAAGGACAGGGCCAGTCAAATAAAGACTTGAGAGAAAACCGAACAACGGTTAACGTTTGA
- the LOC106303034 gene encoding pectinesterase inhibitor-like: protein MNSFMKLFSIFLFIQIQIALSQPNLIQQLCKTNRYQPLCVSTLNLNPRSKTSDLQGLASISIDATTKKTNDTLTYLISELRRTGGDRSAFEKYGTCVDQDYGASTDRYLPGALANLQAKKYSAAIANLQDVVRASGDCENQFAGSCPLPVSQRNKAVHDIADMTTDIIKTFV from the exons ATGAATAGCTTTATGAAATTATTCTCAATTTTCTTGTTCATCCAAATCCAAATAGCCTTGTCTCAACCAAATCTTATACAACAGCTCTGCAAAACAAACCGTTATCAACCTCTATGCGTCTCTACTCTCAATCTTAATCCTAGAAGCAAAACCTCAGATCTCCAAG GGCTTGCGTCGATCTCTATCGATGCGACAACAAAGAAAACGAACGATACATTAACTTATCTCATCTCCGAGTTACGGCGCACTGGAGGAGATCGCTCAGCTTTTGAGAAGTACGGAACTTGCGTTGATCAGGATTACGGTGCGTCTACTGATAGGTATTTGCCGGGGGCTTTGGCTAATCTACAGGCTAAGAAGTACTCTGCTGCGATAGCTAACTTGCAAGACGTTGTGAGGGCGTCGGGTGATTGTGAGAACCAGTTCGCCGGAAGTTGTCCATTACCGGTGAGCCAACGTAACAAAGCCGTTCATGATATTGCCGATATGACTACTGACATCATCAAAACTTTTGTCTAG